The Juglans microcarpa x Juglans regia isolate MS1-56 chromosome 2D, Jm3101_v1.0, whole genome shotgun sequence DNA window GAAAACAGATACATGAATTGTAACAGTGTGATTGTCAATGCGAGAAGGCTTTGGCTTGATTTCGGCAATGAGTATGCTCCAGATATGAAACCCAAACTGATCCTTCTTAAAAGATCAAGAATGATATAGGAGGATCTAGTACAACCCAAGAGCCTTTTAGATCTGGGTATTCTGGTTTCTTCATTGCTGTCATCTGAGCTGACTGCTCGCATTCTACCAATCCCACTTTTGCCACTTTCAGTCCACTTTGGTATGCTGTTTTTGTTAATCTGATCAACAAAGATAAACGAAGGAGGACCCTTCCAACTTTCAAAGAGAATTCCAAAGCGTGGGAGGAAAGATGAAGACAGCCCTTCCCCATAAAACCACTTTCCAGTTGTAGGCCTGCCAGTGAAGAAGAACCATAGCTTTGTCCACCATGGTTCTTCTATGGTTGCATACTTCACTTCTTTGTACTGTGAAAAACTGCCAGTGAAGATTCCTATTATGAGAAAGAGGCACACTGATAAAACAAATGCTGCAGGGATGGCTAACAACAAGGCCCCGATGATGATGCCCACCGGTGTGCCGCCTGCAAAATAATAGTACTCTTCAGTTGATGACATGCCTAACAGAATGAATTGAACAAAGAAGAATAGACTTCAATTTCATTACCTCTTATGACAAAAGCTGAAGACTGAGAGATACAAGGTAGCATCAGAATCAGAAGAAAAAGCTCAAACCTGGGTACTGAAAGTATCCCATGTGCTGGTGTTCCTGTTCTCCATCTTAGGAaaattattaatagaaaatgaaGTATTAGTAAACTACCACCTCCCACAGCAAGCCAGAATAAGTTCATTTCCATATCTCGCCACCTGTCAGGAAAGAACCACAGCATTATTCTTATAACCACACCAACAGAAGCAAGTTAAGCTTGCACAAAGACagctcctttcttttttcttttacaaattttgCAGCCTTTGCAGGCCTAGAGTCTAGTGCAGGTGGCAGTATTCTAAGACCAGTATTATAATAGATGTAAAGGAAATTGTTGGGCTACCCTTTGTAATTCTCCAGCGTCTTGACAGCATCGCTCGCAGACATTGGCTCTCCTCTCTACAAGACAAATTACTCCAATTTAGAAGTGTTCTCATTAATCATACAACATACAAGTAGAAAATGGATACATACCAAGAAATGGATGAAGTATTCATTGGAGTCGAGAGGTAGCCCAAAAGCAGTACTTTTAAAGCTAATGTCGTGCTTTCCATGGAGCCAAGCCGACATAGGGTCAATCCCGATTGGGAATGGTCGTTCAGGTTGTGTATAAGATGAGTTGGTCATATTTGAGCCAATTGGCTGGTGAGGCATTTCATGAGAAGACCTTCCAAAGCCACTCAATTTTCCTGCAAGGTTCTCTTCAGCTAAATAAATATAGTTGGGCCATGTAGAAGCGCAACCCCTATTCCATGGAAGCTTTTGGCGAGCTATGATCCACGTAAGACCTTTTGTTGTCTCAGAATATTCGATTGGATGGTTTGCTGAGAACCAGTCGGAAAGGACAAACACTTGCAGATGTCCAACCATTCCCtgcaataaaattttgttaaatatgcaAACACATGTAGGTGTCCAGCAATTCTCTCTAATAAAAACTCTGATATTTACCTGTAAATTCAGTGATGGGTCCAAAGCAATAGCATGGTTACTCCCAGAAGCAACAGCGCTGATTGCTCCGAGATTTGCAGATGAGATTGAAAGAATGGCAGCTGCCAGTGCTGTTGAAACTGTTCCCGCCGTCACAAATGTGTGTAGTGCGATGGATATTGCAGGGGTTGAATCTGTGGAAACTCAAGAATCGTTAGAGAAGAAGCCATACAAACAGGTATCTGCTCAATCACTTAAAAATAATGCTTAATTTGCCATAAATTGTCATTCTTAACTTATTAATGCTGAATGCCtagaataataaaatgtaaACAATGAAGAACTGCTAAGGACTGGAAATAAAAAGACAGACGTAAGAGACATGAATTGTCATACAATGTTTCACTTCAAGTTGGTTGGATCCCAGATTAAGATTTCCTGAAATATCTTTTACTTTCCCTTCAGGAATGGTAACTGATAACAAATTCTGAGCTTCTGCCAGGACTGTCAACGAGTAGAGAGCTCTTGAATGTTCCTTAAACCTATAGTAAAGAAAGTAGACAATTAAAGTATCACTTAACCCTTCAATTAACATTATGGTGTTGTGGGCTAATGCAGCATGACTgttatagataatataattatatcagTACTTCTGAGAGACACCATATGCACCTGCCTTATCAGTGACCCCCCAACCACTTTTACCATGGAGGCCTTAAAGCCAAAAACTGGCTTTGTAAACTCGACTATGACATTGATGTTAGActcctttgtaatgcttggtgAGCTTGTACTCAACGATACATAGGGGCTTGTGGAATCTAGAGAAAAATATAGCAATTAGCTTAATACCGGTGCCACTGAAAAGTAGTCCAGAACTAAATTGGAGACAAATCCTGTATAATAACGTACCAAATAGGAATGTAATTGAGGCAACAGGTGAGACTGGAGTGCCTGTCCGACCAATTATTGAACCAGCCTGTAGTTCAACTGTGATGATTTCTGTACTTGATATGTTCTTGATCTACAAAATGAAAAGTAAGCAGCATATCGCCACAATTCATTTGATCGCATTAATCAGATGTAATCGATAGTCTGTAAGAGGCCATtactttgaaaaagttgaaatgcaATACTTACTTCGAAAACAAATCGGCGGTTCCCTCGAACTTTATCATGAACAGGAATTAAGGTACCCGAGTTTGCATGTAATGCCCTTAGGATCTGTTCTGTTGAATTTATAATGGGAATGCTGAAATCAAGGAAGATTTTAATGTCCTCCATTTTGTTTGTGGCAAGCACAGTTCTTGGAACCCCATTAATTACCAACTCATAGGATGAAACAGACGTCCATAAATCCACCAGCACTGGCCTCCTATCTAAGACAGCCATTAGATTTAAGTAGTGAAAGTGTCAAAGTGGGACTAGACATAGAAACATTGTTGAAGGAAAAGAGGGACTGATATCTCACCAAAGTGAATGATTACAGTGGAGCCATTTGTTCTTATGAAATGGTTTCCTGCCTTATCTGTACAAAAATCATCTGCCATTGTGATCACCACACGTCCATACATGCTTCTCGAGGAGAGAAGTACATCGAGGCCGTATTTGATTCCAGGTTCCATAATCCTTAGTGAAGATGCTCGTACCTGGGCAGGACCATTTAGCATGACCTACAAAGACGTCTGAATATTAAAGCATGAACTGTACAAATTAATACCGCACGTAGCAACCATATGGTCTATTTACTTATCTGCATTAATACAACATCAAGTTTCTGAGCAAGAAACTAACTTACATTGCAGTTGGATGAGTTTACACACTTGAAACCACCCTGTCCAGTGCAAGGTTCACTGAATGTAACATCAATGGCTAATGTTTCCGCATTGGTATAAGTCTGTTCGCTGTGAATTGTTGCAGTTGGCGGTATTGTATCTGACAAACAATGATGCAACAAAGGAATAAGTTTCCTTTCGACAGTATTTTCCCAACTTCTGCAACATTAAGCAGAAGTGCTTACCAATGAACCACGAATAAGCTGACGAGTTTGTCTCTCCATCCCAGGTGGTGACATTGAGAACAAATTTATGCTCGCGGTTTACAGTCAagtttttcattaatattctatcaGCCGGACAAAGTCTCAGAGCTTGCCCATCTAGCTGTCCAAACACAAATTTTCCCCAACAGCAAACCGATTAATTAAGTTCATGGAGGAGACCTTTATGACCTAAGCAGAAGATAGCTgataatcaaataaattaatccATTACACCATTCCTTTTAAGGGCATTTATTTAGTACTGAAAACCTGTTAGATAGCATCAAATGATGTGGAGGAGAAAAACTGGATAAATTAATGTCCAAGCACGTTAAAAGGAAACTGGTGAAAATGCCTTTAAACTTTCCACCAGCTATGCTTTAAAAAAGCCAAGTACAGAGCAAGAGGCCTTGTTTGAACTTTTTTACTGGTTTCATCCAATGcttaagatgttttatattcccccacaccacccccccccccccccccccccccccccccccccccccccccgggacATGGGACGACCAAATTAGAAGGGATACAAGATTCAAACATGCACATCAACGCAGTGCAGACCTCTCAAATCGAGCATAAACAAAAAGCGAATGGTACCTCGCAGGAAATGGAACAACCATTGTTTTTACATGCGTTGGAACCATTCAGTCTTTGAACAGAGTATCTAAAAATGGCAGTAGAGAACCTTGACTGAGGCGCAGGTACACGAGTAAAACGAAGAAGAACAGTGGGTTCAGCTGAGTTTATTAATACTCCCACCGCCATTACAGCTAGGAAAATACACCATTGAATAAACTTCTGCAAACCCATTCCAGAAAGTGCCAAGTACTTCACATTTAAGCCAAAAGGCTAGCCCTTTTGGAGGAGAAAGAAGATGAACAACTTGGGGTAGCTGCTAGGAACGATAAGGCACAAAAGTTGAAGAGCTACGTAAAGGCCCGGAGCAACTACCACAACCATAGTGGTCAGTCTCATAACTGCTTCTTTAAATATATTCACAGTGCCCCCATTAACTACCATCCGCCAGCTCAAAGGCCGAACCCAGAAAAGACACATCCCCGAGAAgctttattcatttatttattaattcttGAATGTCCCAGGAATGCTTCACGGTTTCTATTTTAACGTTGCCCTTGAGAAAGCTAGGATGAACAGAAAACTAGCTGCGACCCTCGATAATTTTagagtgtgtttgaatgttaaattgagttgagttgagttgaattgagatgataaaatattattagaatattatttattattattattattattttaagatttaaaaaaattgaattatttattatattttatattaaaatttaaaaaaattataataataaattaaaacgaattaaaataaatttattttccaaacgAAGCCGTAGACAGAAAGCTTTGAGATTTATTAGATTGGTTGActataaattgacatgaaaGACTATATATTGTTCCCGTGATAATCTTTATGGACTTCAACGGCATTTTATAGATAGAAATTATGAATAGCGTGGtatgaaaaacaatatatattattaataattgtgTGTGTCTGCGTGCGGATATACGCGTGTGAGAGAAACAAAAAGATGACAAAGCTTGTGGGTttcatgaataaataaataaatgatttggTGTACACCTGCACTCAGGTACCTTTAGGCTTAATACTCGAGTACATTATTTGCATGCCAaggcattcattttttttaggttATTAGGTACAAATGGTTTGATATATCAAtacttcaataaattttttttattgaaaaaaaaaaattttaaaagaagaagaaagttttttatctcataaaaactattttaatattcaattcATATTGTTTTATTAAACAGATGCTTTAtatttaggctgcgtttgaatgttgagctgaattttttataaatagtaactaGTTGAGTAGTAGAGAGAATTATGTGGGACTTatctaaattgaatttaaattatatttaaatattaagatgagtttagtattgttcaaagaaaattgaaaaaggttgtgggtaccacgtataaaaatattttaagttgaaaaaaaattataggtccCACGTAtaagaagattttgagttgagataaatttaataatttgagaggtaagtatttagatgttatatttaagttaaaattaaactgaacttaTAGTTGAACTCAGCTGAATTTGAGAACTAAACGCAACTTTAAAACATCAAGTTGCCGTAGATGATCAGACCAAAGAGTGCAATTGCATCACCAATGAAGAAAACATCAGGAGGCTTCATTAACCACGAATCATCATAGCTTGCATCAATGGGAGGTGATAATATTTGGGGATTGGTGGGGGGGACCAATCTGATTAATAAGGACCTAACATTTTAGGTCGAGAAGTCCACACGTCATTTAAGGAGCCAGGTGAAAGACCGTAAAATGTGTACCTTTTTTATAATCTAGTAATGGTGTCGGAACTTTCAAAACCAGCGCGCTAAAACATAATCCCGCCACCATACAAATTTGATAATTGTCCACCATAACcccccaaaacaaaacaaatcaaatcaaattaaagCCAGAGCTTCCCTCTCAAGCTTTCCCTGCCAAAACAATTTAAGAAGTTGTTTCCATTCCTCTGCCCAATTAAAGTGCTTAACATCCAACCAAAATCATTGTATAAATCCGGTCCTGTAAGCATCTTCAAtagattagttaaaaattaaatccatcacagatttaattattataactcaaaatattatcataatgGATTaactaaaatctaaatatttagaCTTTAACTATAGTGAataccaaaatcatttttaaatttactagttACTATGAATACGctaaatgtatattttatcatttatttatttttgctttcaTGTCTACTTTCAAATTGAATGAAAGTAATATTACCAGTTGATATTTGGAGGGCACGACTTCAAGTAAATTAACttttagggtgcgtttggttaccaaactcatatcaactcatcattacaactttttcaaatcccaatacaaaatataaaaacaattcaactttttcaaatttcaaaataataataatattaaaaaataatattctaacaatattttatcatcacaactcaactcaactcaactcacttcaacatccacacacacccttaaGATGTCTATATGcttaggttttgtttggaaacacaactcatctcaattcatttcaactcatcattacaattttttcaaatttcaacacaaaatataataaacaattcaactttttcaaatctcaaaataataataataataataaataatattctaataatattttatcaattcaactcaactcacttcaacatccaaacgtattcttagaatattattactaattaacataatttaattagaatatgattactaattaatatataataggtataatggtaaaatataataaaataatttaataatttaaaaaattaatttttttttgtaattattaattattcattactatataataaataaatagataatctaatgtggagatttgatatgaatagataaagttaaattcattttatattattttattgttatataaaaaaaataactattccaatgtaaaaatttatatgaatgaaatagccaaaagtcaaattcattTCACATTCATCAAAAGTGTCATTTAACTTTGACTAATATATCATGAATGCTCTGAAAGTAATTCCAACCACATCCTAGGATACATTCCTCCTACTTGACAAAAATTAGattaggtttggataatgagaatatctcatatattctgtaaataataataaaaaataataaatattagttaataatgataaaaaataataataaatagtagtaattcCATTGTCCAAACTAACCCGTCCTATACACCCTCCATTTAAATCATTAagaatgtgtttagatgttgaagtgagttgagttgtgatgataaaatattgttagaatattattttttaatattattattattttgaaatttgaaaaaatttaattatttattatattttgtgttggaatttaaaaaaattgtaatgatgagttgagatgagttgaggtgagtttggtaactaAACGCACCCTAAAATATCCTTCAAACCGGGTTCATTCTCCCGCATGCTTCTCTTTCgcacaaaaaatttcaaattcccCGCTCTATCTCAAATTCAAAGTCATCTCGTCTATAAATCCACCCAATTCTCGTAGATCCTCTGCAACCAACCCAaaattcaaaaccctaattttaatTCCATATTTCGATCACGGTTATTAAGAAGATGCCTGCCATTCCAGAAGAGCCGCTTCTCGCTCCGAATCCGGACCGTTTCTGCATGTTTCCGATCCAGTACCCCGAAATATGGGAGATGTACAAGAAAGCTGAGGCCTCTTTCTGGACTGCCGAGGAGGTTGACCTCTCTCAGGACCTCCGCCAATGGGAAGCCCTCACCCCCGACGAGAAACACTTTATTTCCCACGTCCTAGCTTTCTTTGCAGCTTCAGATGGCATCGTTTTGGAGAACCTCGCTGGAAGGTTCATGAAGGAGGTCCAGGTTGCCGAGGCCCGCGCCTTCTACGGCTTCCAGATTGCCATCGAAAATATCCACTCCGAGATGTATAGTCTGTTGCTGGAGACCTACATCAAGGATTCAGATGAGAAGCACCGCCTCTTCCATGCCATCGAGACCGTCCCCTGTGTGGCTAAGAAGGCCCAGTGGGCCCTGCGCTGGATCGACGGCTCGGAGTCCTTTGCGGAGCGTCTCATCGCCTTCGCGTGCGTCGAAGGGATCTTCTTCTCCGGAAGTTTCTGCGCCATATTCTGGTTGAAAAAGCGCGGGTTGATGCCTGGTCTCACCTTCTCCAACGAGCTGATCTCCCGTGACGAGGGGCTGCATTGCGACTTCGCGTGCCTGCTATACGCCATCTTAAGGAAGAAGCTGAGTGAGCAGCGCGTCAAGGGGATCGTCCGCGACGCGGTAGAGATCGAGAGGGAGTTCGTGTGCGACGCGCTACCATGCGCGTTGGTGGGGATGAACGGAGAGCTGATGAGCCAGTACATCGAGTTCGTGGCCGATAGGCTATTGGGCGCGTTGGGATGCGGAAAGATCTACAATGTTCAGAACCCGTTTGATTGGATGGAGCTGATCTCGTTGCAAGGGAAGACCAATTTCTTCGAAAAGAGGGTCGGAGAGTACCAGAAGGCCTCCGTCATGTCCAGCCTCAACGGTAACGGCGGTGGGACCCATGTTTTCAAGTTGGACGAGGATTTCTGAATTTGTAACATTTGTGTGGTTCTTTTATTTGTTCTAAAATTGTGCATTTTTCTGTCCCGTATATTAGtaatgataagaaaaaatacGGATAAATTTTCGTAAAATGCTGTTCTCTCATGTCTATATATCTAACTTTCGTTTCAATATTCTGTTTCTTGTCAATTTTTCTGGAACAAATTCTCCTCTGTACTTTAGAAACTACTGTTAATTTCCCGTTGTCCACTTTACCCTTTTCCCTACGTTCCATTAAATTCCATATCGAGGAATAAACTACCTTTTGCCCTTTTTTTACAATTCGTCACTGGGTTTGGGGAAAAGGACAACGTTCTGGCAGAAACTGAAGTGAAGAATATCGATAACGGGAATTTTATCTAATCGTGTGCACGTCAAAGACGACCATTCGAGCAGGGAAAAGCTTCTGGGGTCCAAAAATGGCCGTCTCAACTACGACTACTCCGCAGCTGCAGAGCCCCGGATTCCTCTCTAGAGAACAGTTGCTCCATCTCTTCAACCGCTTCTCTTTCCTCACTTCCCTGCCTGGTGCCCTTTCCAGATTTTTATGGCTCCGCTCTtctatgtttttccttttgggtCATAAATTTACCTGCTTTTgaattaataagatttctgaaAATAACTTGCAGATGTGAAGAAAAGGATTGCAGACGCTGTTGAGGATAAGCACGTGAGTTACCCTCGTATCATTGCTTTCCTTGTTGGTTGATTTGTATATTATTGtcattttttactattcatatgattataaatttgggtttcaattggaCCTAGTATCTTATAGTCTGCATTCGATTATTGGAAAGGGGAAAACGGGTTTACAGAATTTGTTTCAGTCATTGGTTTAGTAATTTTATGCCCCTCTCTCACCAACTTGGTTAGTACAGTATAGTATTCATTTGAATCCTGCCTACCACAAGTATTTGGGTTACTTGTTGTCTCGAGCCTTTTGAGTTATTTTGAGATGGGAATTTAGCGATGCGACTAGTTGCTTAGGcctcttttttaataatatgaggAGCATATGGGAAATGCATCTCATTTAATTACTCTAGAGGTAGGCGCGTTGAAGTTGTGAGTTTTCATTTCTGCTATATACCTTCTCTATCAGAACGGCTTGAAAGGCAAGTGTGACATCAATCGTTTCATGGGACTAGTATAACGGTACATGGAAagcaattttcaacttttttatgggCTTATAGGGGATGACTGACTGTAAACGATATTGCATAAGAACTGATCTCttcaaaataaagtttataattcGGGAGTATGTTACCTCCTGTGTGGCACAGGCTACCACTGTGTCAAAATACAGTTTCCCCGCTTGGATGTTTCAAGTGGCAAGTATCCCGTCAATTAGTTGCTCttagttatattattattatcacaTTGTACAGGAAGCTGTAGCTGTAACCACTGCAATCCAAGAGGAGATATTTCTGGAGATGGGTGTTGGTAAGTCTCGCCTATAATGCTCACTAGTGCACTAAAGTTTTtgaagttttcatttcttttggtGTGATTGTCTTGCTCAAATAGAAAACTTGTCTTTCCCTCCATTCAGCAGGCATGTGCTGCCAAACCAAAGATATATTTACCAAGAGAGTCAGCTTAGTTTATACTGCATGAAACTTAAATTTGTTCAAATGTGATGCTTGCTTGTCTGTAGTTACATGGTACCTGTGGTTTACTTCACTCTGCATTAATGAGAAGTTGCTGAACCCATTTTAAATTTGTGACTAGTTGAGTCTAAATATCTATACGATGGGATATTACCCCTTTGTGATCGACATGGGTCTCCGTGAAGAAATCAAATAGTGTAACATTACACACTTGAGTGAAGTAAGATATACTGAATGCATAAAGTTTTATTGGTGGATTTCATGATACCACTTGGTTTTGCATTTGGTAGTTTCAAGAGGAAAAGGGAAATTACGTAGCCTCTATCAATCTGATTGTTTATTTGTAAAGGCTCAATATATGACATTAATCTTACCATGTGCATCTTAAGTTGTAGATGTTGATGCAATTGTCAGTTTTTAATCCATGACAGTTGTGATTAGAAGCTATATATACAGACAATAAATTAGGCAATAATTGGTCACATCATTTGCAATGTTATCCCCCTGGAAGTTCCCATACATAAGTTACAGCATAATAGGATTCCAAACTTCTGTACTGTCTTTAAAAGTATATCTTCTTTTCTACTACAGATCCAGCGTTTGGTTTATCATGCCTGGGGAAAGTGAATGTGGTTTTTGAGAATGATCAGGATTTGATGATTCGCTTTTATAGATTTCTTGCAAAGTAAGTTCACTATACCCTCTGTGCAtgtgtgtatgtgaagtgtagAATGATGATGATTAGTCATCTTGTTCGTTACTTCTTGTGTGTGAGACATCCTGACCTTCCTTTCATGCCCAAGTGGATTCCTCCTTTCTTGCCTTCTTTCACACCCAACTCGTAAAATTTCTACCACTTTTTACATATTGGCCTTTTGTGCTTGGCAAAGTACTGTACTTTGAAAAGAGCCCATTTCCCTCACCACTCCTCTTTTATATGTGAATGATAAGTTTTTCAGGTAGAGCTTCCTCTATTGATACACGAGtagttgtttctttttttattattaatctttGTTCTGCTAGTAGTACTCATAGCATGGAATGAATGACAGGGAAGAGATGGCCTGTGATGAAGCTGAGCTTGGACCAGAGGAATTTGCAGAAAGAATTCTTAGTCAACAGAAACTGCAGGAACAGGTATTTCTTATACTTCTGGTGAATAATATTGGTTGAAAATAGATGTTGCTGAAGTAGAGAtggttgattttatttttttttagcaactgGAGATGCTAAAGCACATGCGCAAATTTCACTTGGATGACCAATCTGCAATTCTTGAGAAGGTACATGCCTTTTCAGCTCACATTGGCAGAAATTGGTTCTCAAGGCACTTGGAGATTGGTTTTTTCATTGAACCAAATGCAAGACACATCATGTGTCAGCTATTTTCGTATATAAACCAACTCATTACTTCATATTAATTATGTAGATGGCTGTTTTTGGACTTTGTAGCTAGAACTGGCTTATACGGAATGCTGACAATCGGTCttaaattatttgtacaagAACTATACTCTTGCTATTTTCTAGTTTCAAGGCTGCTGCTTCCATGCTAAAGAACCCAACTAAAATTTACTTAGCAGCAGTATGAATATGTTAAAACACATTGGTGTGATTTATTCATTAATAACATGTTTAGTGGATCCTTGGGAAgaaactctctctccctcttcccccCTTAACTGAGATTGTGTTTTTGCAGTTGCATCAGCAGATGGAAAATGACAATTATGAAGGGGGCTCATCGGTTTTGTCATCTGAACAGATTCAGGAGATTGTTCAAAGAAGGGTGTCACCTTTGTTTAGGCCAAGGTAGTTCGGGATTAAAATATCACTCGTGGTGGTTGTAGTTATCACTCGTGATATGCATAATGGAATGTTAAGACTTTTGAGCTcgactgttttcttttttcattttttttttttttggtttttgtgctttgattttcttttttgaatcgGGAGTCTGTGGAGCAATGAATTGGGTTCGAGTGTGAATGAATCAGTGATTTGATAAGCTTTTACTAAAGTCCCGAGTGGATACGACATGGACAAGGAGATGACATAATTGGATAATGCCCCCAGTGAAATGTGTCGTACACGAATGGAGTTGGAAAGTGCAAACCACTTGAAAATAGCTTAATTGGTATGTTGTGCGAGGTTTTGGGAGTAGGCATTTCTCCAGTTTATTTCgtgattggggggggggggggggggggggggggggcaccAGAATTTGCATAGGCTCTTATCTCCACGTCGgcaatgagattttattaattaagatttatcaataaaattagagtgtcattttttaaatatata harbors:
- the LOC121250386 gene encoding uncharacterized protein LOC121250386 isoform X1; translated protein: MGLQKFIQWCIFLAVMAVGVLINSAEPTVLLRFTRVPAPQSRFSTAIFRYSVQRLNGSNACKNNGCSISCELDGQALRLCPADRILMKNLTVNREHKFVLNVTTWDGETNSSAYSWFIDTIPPTATIHSEQTYTNAETLAIDVTFSEPCTGQGGFKCVNSSNCNVMLNGPAQVRASSLRIMEPGIKYGLDVLLSSRSMYGRVVITMADDFCTDKAGNHFIRTNGSTVIIHFDRRPVLVDLWTSVSSYELVINGVPRTVLATNKMEDIKIFLDFSIPIINSTEQILRALHANSGTLIPVHDKVRGNRRFVFEIKNISSTEIITVELQAGSIIGRTGTPVSPVASITFLFDSTSPYVSLSTSSPSITKESNINVIVEFTKPVFGFKASMVKVVGGSLIRFKEHSRALYSLTVLAEAQNLLSVTIPEGKVKDISGNLNLGSNQLEVKHYSTPAISIALHTFVTAGTVSTALAAAILSISSANLGAISAVASGSNHAIALDPSLNLQGMVGHLQVFVLSDWFSANHPIEYSETTKGLTWIIARQKLPWNRGCASTWPNYIYLAEENLAGKLSGFGRSSHEMPHQPIGSNMTNSSYTQPERPFPIGIDPMSAWLHGKHDISFKSTAFGLPLDSNEYFIHFLRGEPMSASDAVKTLENYKGWRDMEMNLFWLAVGGGSLLILHFLLIIFLRWRTGTPAHGILSVPRFELFLLILMLPCISQSSAFVIRGGTPVGIIIGALLLAIPAAFVLSVCLFLIIGIFTGSFSQYKEVKYATIEEPWWTKLWFFFTGRPTTGKWFYGEGLSSSFLPRFGILFESWKGPPSFIFVDQINKNSIPKWTESGKSGIGRMRAVSSDDSNEETRIPRSKRLLGCTRSSYIILDLLRRISLGFISGAYSLPKSSQSLLALTITLLQFMYLFSLKPHIRRGVNVVESVSLLCEAGIFGLSLGISSSNLVEARKLGFLMLALLFFTFIVQIVNEWYALIKSILRLSQSHENSFKLGLKFAAKGLVLPFLPRQYWSRVIPATSQPKTGLAPVLPLSPEAELERRNTRVQSINPISSMTATVVPVLSPGSPGPNVMQTTFPTNSDAILSGMRSGDGKRLKGIKFEPKSEMKKLRELARASFSGDSMREEASTSYAFRPHSSADTSGS